One genomic window of Geodermatophilus sp. DSM 44513 includes the following:
- a CDS encoding HAD family hydrolase, giving the protein MSTRVVYTDLDGTMVGPRGSFWHTEGRELTADPAATLLELHRAGVALVLVSGRTFEQVVEAARIFAADGAIAELGATISWDAARQTHRLTGALPPEHAGRAPMAVMAELGVVDALVAEHPGRVEWHAPWHATHETDALLRGRLDPLAVDAWLAERGLGWLTLKDNGALPRTARTTLAPAEAPPRVYHLMPRGITKGAAIAWDLQRRGLTPADAVAIGDSVSDLEMAPAVDRLWITANGAGVEGMADLLAAVPNVTVTDAAMGEGWAQAVRASL; this is encoded by the coding sequence GTGAGCACGCGCGTCGTCTACACCGACCTGGACGGCACGATGGTCGGGCCGCGCGGCTCGTTCTGGCACACCGAGGGCCGCGAGCTGACCGCCGACCCGGCGGCCACCCTGCTGGAGCTGCACCGCGCCGGCGTCGCCCTGGTGCTGGTGAGCGGGCGCACCTTCGAGCAGGTGGTGGAGGCGGCCCGGATCTTCGCCGCCGACGGCGCCATCGCCGAGCTGGGGGCCACCATCAGCTGGGACGCCGCCCGGCAGACCCACCGGCTGACCGGTGCCCTGCCCCCCGAGCACGCCGGACGCGCGCCGATGGCGGTGATGGCCGAGCTCGGGGTGGTCGACGCCCTGGTCGCCGAGCACCCCGGCCGGGTCGAGTGGCACGCGCCCTGGCACGCCACCCACGAGACCGACGCCCTGCTGCGCGGCCGCCTCGACCCGCTCGCGGTGGACGCCTGGCTGGCCGAGCGCGGGCTGGGCTGGCTCACCCTCAAGGACAACGGCGCGCTGCCGCGCACGGCCCGCACGACGCTGGCCCCCGCCGAGGCGCCGCCGCGGGTGTACCACCTGATGCCGCGCGGGATCACCAAGGGCGCGGCCATCGCCTGGGACCTGCAGCGGCGCGGGCTGACCCCGGCCGACGCGGTGGCGATCGGCGACAGCGTCAGCGACCTGGAGATGGCGCCGGCGGTCGACCGGCTGTGGATCACCGCCAACGGGGCCGGGGTGGAAGGGATGGCCGACCTGCTGGCCGCCGTCCCCAACGTGACGGTGACCGACGCCGCGATGGGCGAGGGCTGGGCCCAGGCCGTCCGCGCCAGCCTGTAG
- the thrC gene encoding threonine synthase: MTLTAPGSVQADSAAGGPVPPNPARGLVCRNCGATFGLIAEHACAECFGPLEVDYDPELMRAVSRAQIEAGPQNIWRYVALLPVGQDPADRVTLDPGLTPLVRADRLAAELGMTGGLWVKDDSANPTHSFKDRVVSMAATAARRLGYRKIAAASTGNLANSVAAHAARAGLPSYVFIPSDLEPGKVVQSAVYGQTLVAVDGSYDDVNRLTSELAETDEFEDTAFVNQNVRPYYAEGSKTMGYEIAEQLGWRIPAQVVVPMASGSLLTKVDKAFRELVAAGIVEATEWRVFGAQSAGCDPIATAFDNGWDVVKPVKPTGIAKSLNIGNPADGPYALDAIRRTGGAVGRVGDAEIVQGIRDLARTTGVFAETAGGVTVAVLRQLVEDGRLDPSQETVVLNTGEGLKTLDPLLPVVAPTHHVSPSLSSARQAGLIG; this comes from the coding sequence ATGACCCTGACCGCTCCCGGTTCTGTCCAGGCCGACTCCGCCGCCGGCGGGCCCGTGCCGCCGAACCCCGCCCGCGGCCTCGTCTGTCGCAACTGCGGCGCCACCTTCGGGCTCATCGCCGAGCACGCCTGCGCGGAGTGCTTCGGCCCGCTGGAGGTCGACTACGACCCCGAGCTGATGCGTGCGGTGAGCCGCGCGCAGATCGAGGCCGGTCCGCAGAACATCTGGCGCTACGTCGCGCTGCTCCCCGTCGGTCAGGACCCCGCCGACCGCGTCACCCTGGACCCCGGCCTGACCCCGCTGGTGCGCGCCGACCGGCTGGCCGCCGAGCTCGGCATGACCGGTGGCCTGTGGGTCAAGGACGACTCGGCCAACCCCACGCACTCCTTCAAGGACCGCGTGGTCAGCATGGCCGCCACCGCCGCCCGCCGGCTGGGCTACCGGAAGATCGCCGCCGCCTCGACCGGCAACCTGGCCAACTCGGTGGCCGCGCACGCCGCGCGCGCCGGCCTGCCCTCGTACGTCTTCATCCCCAGCGACCTCGAGCCGGGCAAGGTCGTGCAGTCGGCGGTCTACGGGCAGACGCTGGTCGCCGTCGACGGCAGCTACGACGACGTCAACCGGCTGACCAGCGAGCTCGCCGAGACCGACGAGTTCGAGGACACCGCCTTCGTCAACCAGAACGTGCGGCCCTACTACGCCGAGGGCTCCAAGACGATGGGCTACGAGATCGCCGAGCAGCTCGGCTGGCGGATCCCGGCCCAGGTCGTCGTCCCGATGGCGTCGGGCTCGCTGCTCACCAAGGTGGACAAGGCGTTCCGCGAGCTGGTCGCCGCCGGCATCGTCGAGGCCACCGAGTGGCGGGTCTTCGGCGCCCAGTCGGCCGGTTGCGACCCGATCGCCACCGCCTTCGACAACGGCTGGGACGTCGTCAAGCCGGTGAAGCCGACCGGGATCGCCAAGTCGCTGAACATCGGCAACCCCGCCGACGGCCCGTACGCCCTGGACGCCATCCGGCGCACCGGCGGCGCCGTGGGCCGGGTCGGCGACGCCGAGATCGTGCAGGGCATCCGCGACCTGGCCCGCACCACCGGCGTGTTCGCCGAGACCGCGGGCGGGGTGACCGTCGCGGTGCTGCGGCAGCTGGTCGAGGACGGCCGGCTGGACCCGTCGCAGGAGACGGTCGTCCTCAACACCGGCGAGGGCCTCAAGACCCTCGACCCGCTGCTGCCGGTGGTCGCACCGACCCACCACGTCTCGCCGTCGCTGTCCTCGGCCCGGCAGGCCGGTCTGATCGGGTAG
- a CDS encoding cold-shock protein, with the protein MAQGTVKWFNAEKGFGFIAVDGGQDVFVHYSAIQMDGYKSLDEGQRVEFEVVQGSKGPQADAVRSA; encoded by the coding sequence GTGGCACAGGGCACCGTGAAGTGGTTCAACGCCGAGAAGGGCTTCGGCTTCATCGCCGTCGACGGCGGTCAGGACGTCTTCGTCCACTACTCGGCCATCCAGATGGACGGGTACAAGAGCCTCGACGAGGGCCAGCGCGTCGAGTTCGAGGTCGTCCAGGGGTCCAAGGGTCCGCAGGCGGACGCCGTCCGCAGCGCCTGA
- the groL gene encoding chaperonin GroEL (60 kDa chaperone family; promotes refolding of misfolded polypeptides especially under stressful conditions; forms two stacked rings of heptamers to form a barrel-shaped 14mer; ends can be capped by GroES; misfolded proteins enter the barrel where they are refolded when GroES binds) yields the protein MAKMIAFEEEARRGLERGMNTLADAVKVTLGPKGRNVVLEKKWGAPTITNDGVSIAKEIELEDPWEKIGAELVKEVAKKTDDVAGDGTTTATVLAQALVREGLRNVAAGANPMALKKGIEKAVESVTAYLLSTAKDVETKEQIAATASISAADTAIGELIAEAMDKVGKEGVITVEESNTFGLELELTEGMRFDKGYISPYFVTDAERMEAVLDDPYVLVVNSKISSVKDLLPLLEKVMQSGKPLAIISEDVEGEALATLVVNKIRGTFKSVAVKAPGFGDRRKAMLTDIAILTGGQVISEEVGLKLESAGVELLGRARKVVVTKDETTIVEGAGDTDQISGRVNQIRAEIEKSDSDYDREKLQERLAKLAGGVAVIKAGAATEVELKERKHRIEDAVRNAKAAVEEGIVAGGGVALAQATAVAFDKLELTGDEATGANIVRVALEAPLKQIAVNAGLEGGVVAEKVRNSETGWGLNAASGEYVDLVGAGIIDPAKVTRSALQNAASIAALFLTTEAVIADKPEKNAPAMAGGDGGMGGMDF from the coding sequence ATGGCCAAGATGATCGCCTTCGAGGAAGAGGCCCGCCGCGGCCTCGAGCGGGGCATGAACACCCTCGCCGACGCCGTCAAGGTGACCCTGGGCCCCAAGGGCCGCAACGTCGTCCTGGAGAAGAAGTGGGGTGCCCCCACCATCACCAACGACGGTGTGAGCATCGCCAAGGAGATCGAGCTCGAGGACCCGTGGGAGAAGATCGGCGCCGAGCTGGTCAAGGAGGTCGCGAAGAAGACCGACGACGTCGCGGGTGACGGCACCACCACCGCCACCGTGCTCGCCCAGGCACTCGTCCGCGAGGGTCTGCGCAACGTCGCCGCCGGCGCCAACCCGATGGCCCTGAAGAAGGGCATCGAGAAGGCCGTCGAGTCGGTCACCGCGTACCTGCTCTCCACCGCCAAGGACGTCGAGACCAAGGAGCAGATCGCCGCCACCGCGTCGATCTCCGCCGCCGACACCGCCATCGGTGAGCTCATCGCCGAGGCGATGGACAAGGTCGGCAAGGAGGGCGTCATCACCGTCGAGGAGAGCAACACCTTCGGCCTGGAGCTCGAGCTCACCGAGGGCATGCGCTTCGACAAGGGCTACATCTCGCCCTACTTCGTCACCGACGCCGAGCGCATGGAGGCCGTCCTCGACGACCCGTACGTGCTCGTCGTCAACAGCAAGATCAGCTCGGTCAAGGACCTGCTCCCGCTGCTGGAGAAGGTCATGCAGTCGGGCAAGCCGCTGGCCATCATCTCCGAGGACGTCGAGGGCGAGGCCCTGGCGACCCTGGTCGTGAACAAGATCCGCGGCACCTTCAAGTCCGTCGCCGTCAAGGCCCCGGGCTTCGGCGACCGCCGCAAGGCCATGCTGACCGACATCGCCATCCTCACCGGTGGCCAGGTCATCAGCGAGGAGGTCGGCCTGAAGCTGGAGTCGGCCGGCGTCGAGCTGCTCGGTCGGGCCCGCAAGGTCGTCGTCACCAAGGACGAGACGACGATCGTCGAGGGCGCCGGTGACACCGACCAGATCTCCGGCCGGGTCAACCAGATCCGCGCCGAGATCGAGAAGTCGGACTCCGACTACGACCGCGAGAAGCTGCAGGAGCGCCTGGCCAAGCTGGCCGGTGGCGTCGCCGTCATCAAGGCCGGCGCCGCGACCGAGGTCGAGCTCAAGGAGCGCAAGCACCGCATCGAGGACGCGGTGCGCAACGCCAAGGCCGCCGTCGAGGAGGGCATCGTCGCCGGTGGTGGCGTCGCCCTCGCGCAGGCCACGGCCGTCGCGTTCGACAAGCTCGAGCTGACCGGTGACGAGGCGACCGGTGCCAACATCGTGCGCGTCGCGCTCGAGGCCCCGCTGAAGCAGATCGCCGTCAACGCCGGCCTCGAGGGCGGCGTCGTGGCGGAGAAGGTCCGCAACTCCGAGACCGGCTGGGGCCTCAACGCCGCCTCCGGGGAGTACGTGGACCTGGTCGGGGCCGGCATCATTGACCCGGCCAAGGTCACCCGCTCGGCGCTGCAGAACGCCGCCTCCATCGCGGCGCTCTTCCTCACCACCGAGGCCGTCATCGCCGACAAGCCGGAGAAGAACGCCCCGGCCATGGCCGGTGGCGATGGCGGCATGGGCGGCATGGACTTCTAA
- a CDS encoding glucose-6-phosphate dehydrogenase (NADP(+)), with the protein MTDLPATVFVLYGATGDLARRMVLPAFWELAQRGLLPQDWRLVGNGRGDVSHEEFAGRVHDALTEFGPFGDGADDGWADFAGRLRFAGGGFDESDPGSLLDVLAEARAELGGRPQLVHYLATPPEAFAKLTRGLQRHGLTEGSRVVYEKPYGTSPQGFRELDELVLSVLAEDQVFRIDHFLGKEGTQDLHVLRFANGLFGHVWSREHVAQVQIDVPEDLDVAGRAEFYDATGAALDMLVTHLFQLAAEVAMEPPASFSPADLQAAREGVLAAFRPLDPAEVVLGQFDGYTDLDGVADDSRTDTYVAARLWVDTDRWRGVPFVLRTGKRMAAGEQRVSLLLRRPDGPVTDVPGHGNVLSLSLSGSGAVDLQVVAKQPGPDLALAAATATLQLADVPGGTPLPPYVSLLHDVLVGDRSLFTSSDGLAHAWRAFAPLQERPPRVYRYAPGSWGPVEADALAEPAGWLLGS; encoded by the coding sequence GTGACCGACCTCCCTGCGACCGTGTTCGTGCTCTACGGCGCCACCGGCGACCTGGCCCGCCGGATGGTGCTGCCCGCCTTCTGGGAGCTCGCCCAGCGCGGCCTGCTGCCGCAGGACTGGCGGCTGGTCGGCAACGGCCGCGGCGACGTGTCCCACGAGGAGTTCGCCGGGCGGGTGCACGACGCGCTCACCGAGTTCGGCCCGTTCGGGGACGGCGCCGACGACGGGTGGGCGGACTTCGCCGGTCGGCTGCGCTTCGCCGGCGGCGGGTTCGACGAGTCCGACCCCGGCAGCCTGCTCGACGTCCTGGCCGAGGCGCGGGCGGAGCTCGGCGGGCGGCCCCAGCTCGTCCACTACCTGGCCACGCCCCCGGAGGCCTTCGCCAAGCTCACCCGGGGCCTGCAGCGGCACGGGCTCACCGAGGGCTCCCGGGTCGTCTACGAGAAGCCCTACGGCACCTCACCGCAGGGATTCCGGGAGCTCGACGAGCTGGTGCTCTCCGTGCTGGCGGAGGACCAGGTCTTCCGCATCGACCACTTCCTGGGCAAGGAGGGCACCCAGGACCTGCACGTCCTGCGCTTCGCCAACGGACTGTTCGGGCACGTGTGGAGCCGCGAGCACGTCGCGCAGGTGCAGATCGACGTCCCGGAGGACCTCGACGTCGCCGGGCGCGCGGAGTTCTACGACGCCACCGGTGCTGCCCTGGACATGCTGGTCACCCACCTGTTCCAGCTCGCCGCCGAGGTGGCGATGGAGCCGCCGGCCAGCTTCTCCCCCGCCGATCTGCAGGCCGCCCGCGAGGGGGTGCTGGCCGCCTTCCGGCCGCTGGACCCCGCGGAGGTGGTGCTCGGGCAGTTCGACGGCTACACCGACCTCGACGGCGTGGCCGACGACTCGCGGACCGACACCTACGTGGCCGCCCGGCTGTGGGTGGACACCGACCGCTGGCGGGGCGTGCCGTTCGTGCTGCGCACCGGCAAGCGGATGGCCGCCGGCGAGCAGCGGGTCAGCCTGCTGCTGCGCCGACCGGACGGGCCGGTGACCGACGTCCCGGGGCACGGCAACGTGCTGTCCCTGTCGCTGTCGGGGTCCGGGGCGGTGGACCTGCAGGTGGTCGCCAAGCAGCCCGGCCCGGACCTCGCCCTGGCCGCGGCGACGGCCACGCTGCAACTGGCCGACGTGCCCGGTGGGACGCCGCTGCCGCCCTACGTCTCACTGCTGCACGACGTCCTGGTCGGTGACCGGTCGCTGTTCACCAGCAGCGACGGGCTGGCCCACGCCTGGCGGGCGTTCGCCCCGCTGCAGGAGCGGCCGCCACGGGTGTACCGCTACGCGCCGGGCTCCTGGGGGCCGGTGGAGGCCGACGCGCTGGCCGAGCCGGCCGGCTGGCTGCTCGGCTCCTGA
- a CDS encoding DUF72 domain-containing protein, translating to MAVVIGTSGWQYRDWRGRFYPPRLPQRLWLEHHAAHFATVESNNAFYRLPERATFAAWRARTPPDVRWAVKASRFLTHVRRLRDPEEPVARLVDRVAGLGDRLAAVLLQLPPTLRADPGLLRDCLQQFPAGTRVAVEPRHDSWWTDEVRAVLERHGAALCWADRAEQPVTPLWRTAEWGYLRLHTGAEGWAYRPETLQAWAERLSATYGDADVLVYLNNDPGGAAVTDAVALAEAVRRTGRTPTRVPTLDQATGRAWTSPATPQAGTPLGGAGPGLPEGGGQPSA from the coding sequence GTGGCGGTGGTGATCGGGACGTCGGGGTGGCAGTACCGCGACTGGCGCGGCCGCTTCTACCCGCCGCGGCTGCCCCAGCGGCTGTGGCTGGAGCACCACGCCGCGCACTTCGCCACCGTCGAGAGCAACAACGCCTTCTACCGGCTGCCTGAGCGGGCCACCTTCGCGGCCTGGCGGGCGCGCACCCCGCCGGACGTGCGGTGGGCGGTCAAGGCGAGCCGGTTCCTCACCCACGTCAGGCGCCTGCGCGACCCCGAGGAGCCGGTCGCCCGGCTGGTGGACCGCGTCGCCGGGCTGGGCGACCGGCTGGCCGCCGTCCTGCTGCAGCTGCCGCCGACGCTCCGGGCCGACCCGGGCCTGCTGCGGGACTGCCTGCAGCAGTTCCCGGCCGGCACCCGGGTCGCCGTCGAACCACGGCACGACTCGTGGTGGACCGACGAGGTGCGCGCGGTGCTGGAGCGCCACGGGGCCGCGCTGTGCTGGGCCGACCGGGCCGAGCAGCCGGTCACGCCGCTGTGGCGCACCGCGGAGTGGGGCTACCTGCGGCTGCACACCGGGGCGGAGGGCTGGGCGTACCGCCCGGAGACGCTGCAGGCCTGGGCCGAGCGGCTGTCGGCGACCTACGGGGACGCCGACGTGCTGGTCTACCTCAACAACGACCCGGGCGGGGCGGCGGTCACCGACGCGGTCGCCCTCGCTGAGGCGGTGCGCCGGACCGGCCGGACGCCGACCCGGGTGCCCACGCTCGACCAGGCGACCGGCCGCGCGTGGACCTCCCCGGCAACGCCGCAGGCCGGGACCCCGCTCGGTGGAGCGGGACCCGGCCTGCCGGAGGGTGGGGGTCAGCCGTCGGCCTGA
- a CDS encoding Gfo/Idh/MocA family protein produces the protein MSEEIRWGVVGPGRIAESVMPDFAHVPGARPVAVASRSADRAAAFAQRHGLERAHGCYADILADPDVDVLYVATPHPQHHAVALAALDAGKALLVEKAFTATPEGAREVVGRARDRGVFVMEAMWTRVQPAVVRLRELVADGAIGEVRSVQADLGVARDYDPADRLFAHELGGGALLDLGVYVVSFAQMLLGTPDTVRATGSLFPTGVDAEAALLLGYADGRSATLTTSLRHPTPGQARVFGTAGWIDVLPRFHHPRTIVLHRTGAEPEETTLPPTGTGYSHEFAEVTACLREGRTESAVVPLADTLAVQSVLGEAAEQLGVRHREDPGALG, from the coding sequence GTGAGCGAGGAGATCCGCTGGGGCGTCGTCGGGCCGGGCCGCATCGCCGAGAGCGTCATGCCGGACTTCGCGCACGTGCCCGGCGCCCGGCCGGTCGCGGTCGCCTCCCGCTCGGCCGACCGCGCGGCGGCGTTCGCGCAGCGGCACGGGTTGGAGCGCGCGCACGGCTGCTACGCCGACATCCTGGCCGACCCGGACGTCGACGTCCTGTACGTGGCCACGCCGCACCCGCAGCACCACGCGGTGGCCCTGGCCGCCCTCGACGCCGGGAAGGCGCTGCTGGTGGAGAAGGCGTTCACCGCCACCCCCGAGGGCGCGCGCGAGGTGGTCGGGCGGGCCCGCGACCGCGGCGTCTTCGTCATGGAGGCGATGTGGACCCGCGTCCAGCCGGCCGTCGTCCGGCTGCGCGAGCTGGTGGCCGACGGCGCGATCGGCGAGGTGCGGTCGGTGCAGGCCGACCTGGGCGTGGCCCGCGACTACGACCCGGCCGACCGGTTGTTCGCCCACGAACTCGGCGGCGGCGCGCTGCTGGACCTCGGCGTCTACGTCGTGTCCTTCGCCCAGATGCTGCTCGGCACCCCCGACACGGTCCGCGCCACCGGCTCGCTGTTCCCCACCGGTGTCGACGCCGAGGCCGCGCTGCTGCTCGGGTACGCCGACGGCCGCTCGGCCACGCTGACCACCTCGCTGCGCCACCCGACACCGGGGCAGGCACGGGTCTTCGGCACGGCGGGCTGGATCGACGTCCTCCCCCGCTTCCACCACCCGCGGACGATCGTGCTGCACCGCACCGGCGCGGAGCCCGAGGAGACCACCCTCCCGCCGACGGGCACGGGCTACTCCCACGAGTTCGCCGAGGTGACCGCCTGTCTGCGCGAGGGGCGGACGGAGAGCGCGGTCGTGCCGCTGGCGGACACCCTCGCCGTCCAGTCGGTGCTCGGCGAGGCCGCCGAGCAGCTCGGTGTGCGACACCGGGAGGACCCGGGGGCGCTCGGCTAG
- a CDS encoding DUF4031 domain-containing protein: MAVLIDPPVWPWRGRRWSHLVSDVSYAELHAFVAAELGIPRRAFQGDHYDVPADLYDVAVAAGAEPVGCRELLARLVAAGLRLRRGRAPAAGPAPR; encoded by the coding sequence GTGGCGGTGCTCATCGACCCCCCGGTGTGGCCGTGGCGCGGGCGCCGCTGGTCGCACCTGGTCAGCGACGTCTCCTACGCGGAGCTGCACGCCTTCGTCGCCGCGGAACTCGGCATCCCGCGGCGGGCGTTCCAGGGCGACCACTACGACGTCCCGGCCGACCTGTACGACGTGGCCGTGGCCGCCGGCGCCGAGCCGGTCGGCTGCCGTGAGCTGCTGGCCCGGCTGGTGGCGGCCGGCCTGCGGCTCAGGAGGGGACGCGCGCCCGCAGCAGGCCCAGCTCCGCGGTGA
- a CDS encoding HD domain-containing protein: protein MTLVGFEAWARLAGDSPTSRTEWAAVVAAWGEPHRRYHDLAHLAAVLGLVGELADAAADPAAVRLAAWYHDVVYDPRRDDNEQVSAERARAGLRGLVPERRVEEVARLVRLTADHDPAPDDADGAVLCDADLAVLAGPPEAYAAYASAVREEYAHLSDADFTAGRIAVLEHLLALPALYRLPDLAEAWTPRARANLTAELGLLRARVPS from the coding sequence GTGACGCTCGTCGGGTTCGAGGCCTGGGCGCGGCTGGCCGGCGACTCCCCCACGTCGCGCACCGAGTGGGCCGCCGTCGTCGCGGCATGGGGCGAACCGCACCGCCGCTACCACGACCTGGCGCACCTGGCCGCCGTCCTCGGGCTGGTCGGGGAACTGGCCGACGCGGCGGCCGACCCCGCCGCGGTGCGGCTGGCCGCCTGGTACCACGACGTCGTCTACGACCCCCGCCGCGACGACAACGAGCAGGTCAGCGCGGAGCGGGCGCGCGCCGGGCTGCGCGGGCTGGTGCCCGAGCGGCGGGTCGAGGAGGTGGCCCGGCTGGTGCGGCTCACCGCCGACCACGACCCGGCGCCGGACGACGCGGACGGCGCGGTGCTCTGCGACGCCGACCTGGCCGTGCTGGCCGGCCCGCCCGAGGCCTACGCCGCCTACGCCTCCGCGGTCCGCGAGGAGTACGCGCACCTGTCCGACGCGGACTTCACCGCCGGCCGGATCGCCGTGCTGGAGCACCTGCTGGCGCTGCCGGCGCTGTACCGGCTGCCGGACCTGGCCGAGGCCTGGACGCCGCGGGCGCGGGCCAACCTCACCGCGGAGCTGGGCCTGCTGCGGGCGCGCGTCCCCTCCTGA
- a CDS encoding ArgE/DapE family deacylase produces the protein MADLTTVEADVLAAVDPTAAVARLRELVAVPSVGGTPAEGEVQHLVADRLDELGLAVDRWPIDLAAAAAAPDAPGQEVDRTEAWGVVGTLPAAEDGLPALVLCGHTDVVPPGDRALWPGDPFDPRLAGGAVHGRGACDMKAGVAAVLTALAAVRTAGVRLARPVAVHAVVGEEDGGLGAWATLRRGHRGEVCVIPEPTAGAVVTAAAGALTFRLEVTGLAAHAAHRDRGVSAVELFATVHAGLRAFEAERQVGADPRFGGAPYPYGISVGRVVAGDWASSVPDRLVAEGRYGVRLGEDVAAARAALAARLAEVCAADPWLADHPVRLTWTGGAFASGALPPGHPLLPAVRRAVADTGAGTPPEGAVPAGTDLRLYAAAGVPTLHHGPGDLRLAHGPQERVPVDELVTAARAFALLTLRTCGVA, from the coding sequence GTGGCCGACCTGACGACCGTCGAGGCGGACGTGCTGGCGGCCGTCGACCCCACGGCGGCGGTCGCCCGGCTGCGCGAGCTGGTGGCCGTGCCCTCGGTCGGCGGCACCCCCGCCGAGGGCGAGGTCCAGCACCTCGTCGCCGACCGGCTCGACGAGCTCGGCCTCGCCGTCGACCGCTGGCCGATCGACCTGGCGGCCGCGGCCGCGGCGCCGGACGCACCGGGCCAGGAGGTCGACCGCACCGAGGCGTGGGGGGTCGTCGGCACCCTCCCGGCCGCCGAGGACGGCCTGCCGGCACTGGTGCTCTGCGGTCACACCGACGTCGTCCCGCCCGGCGACCGCGCGCTGTGGCCGGGGGACCCCTTCGACCCGCGGCTCGCCGGCGGGGCGGTGCACGGCCGCGGCGCCTGCGACATGAAGGCCGGCGTCGCCGCCGTCCTCACCGCCCTGGCCGCCGTCCGGACGGCGGGGGTGCGGCTGGCCCGGCCGGTCGCGGTGCACGCGGTCGTCGGCGAGGAGGACGGCGGCCTCGGCGCCTGGGCGACGCTGCGGCGCGGGCACCGCGGCGAGGTCTGCGTGATCCCCGAGCCGACCGCCGGCGCCGTGGTCACCGCCGCCGCCGGCGCGCTGACCTTCCGGCTGGAGGTGACCGGCCTGGCCGCGCACGCCGCGCACCGCGACCGCGGGGTCAGCGCGGTCGAGCTGTTCGCGACGGTGCACGCCGGGTTGCGCGCGTTCGAGGCCGAGCGGCAAGTAGGCGCCGACCCGCGCTTCGGCGGCGCCCCGTACCCCTACGGCATCAGCGTCGGGCGGGTGGTGGCCGGGGACTGGGCGAGCTCCGTCCCCGACCGGCTGGTCGCCGAGGGCCGCTACGGCGTGCGGCTCGGCGAGGACGTCGCCGCGGCGCGCGCGGCCCTGGCCGCCCGGCTCGCCGAGGTGTGCGCAGCCGACCCCTGGCTGGCCGACCACCCGGTGCGGCTGACCTGGACCGGCGGCGCCTTCGCCAGCGGCGCGCTGCCGCCCGGGCACCCGCTGCTGCCGGCCGTCCGGCGGGCGGTCGCCGACACGGGCGCCGGGACGCCACCCGAGGGGGCCGTGCCGGCCGGCACCGACCTGCGGCTGTACGCGGCCGCCGGGGTGCCGACGCTGCACCACGGCCCCGGCGACCTGCGGCTGGCGCACGGACCGCAGGAGCGGGTGCCGGTGGACGAGCTGGTCACCGCGGCACGGGCGTTCGCGCTGCTGACCCTGCGCACCTGCGGGGTGGCGTGA